Proteins found in one Acipenser ruthenus chromosome 18, fAciRut3.2 maternal haplotype, whole genome shotgun sequence genomic segment:
- the LOC117421983 gene encoding G protein-coupled receptor 137Ba-like: MTMLFLDTQVSVSVFTSVTDSTDEPLRAAVPPSVALGLTVVYTTLYSLLFVFVYLQLWLILHYGHRRFSFQSVFLFLCLLWSALRTTLFSFYFKNVSQANQLQPVPFWLLYCFPVCLQFFTLCLLNLYFAQVMFKAKAKYSPELNKYKVPLRLAFLFMSLFFLVVNVTCAMLLQGSVPEAELKHAVLARVLINDSLFVLCAVSLAVCIFRIAKMSSANVYLESKGTSVCQATAIGVAVILLYTSRASYNLVVVALSPEDRPSSFNYGWYNVSDQADVEKISGEAYVVFGIILFFWELLPTSLVVVFFRVQRPNQNLTSGGMINSHSFSSRAYFFDNPRRYDSDDDLSRSMGSRGERNSILSSTPQSGSGWYGTIRRNGSFTVVPHLLNGPPAATAPLLLAYGNVQNSHHHHHHNYYSTPQNHCTAPQNHCSTPQNHCSTPQN, from the exons atgaCTATGTTGTTTCTGGACACCCAGGTCAGTGTGAGTGTTTTCACCTCAGTGACTGACAGCACCGATGAACCGCTCCGAGCGGCGGTCCCTCCGTCGGTGGCGCTGGGGTTGACGGTGGTCTACACGACCCTCTACTCgctgctgtttgtgtttgtttacttgcAGCTCTGGTTGATACTGCATTACGGCCACAGGCGCTTCAGTTTCCAGagcgtgtttttgtttctttgcctgCTCTGGTCCGCGCTCAGGACTACACTTTTCTCCTTTTATTTCAAAAACGTCTCCCAGGCTAACCAGTTGCAGCCCGTCCCTTTCTGGCTGCTCTACTGCTTCCCCGTCTGCTTGCAGTTCTTCACCTTGTGTCTGCTCAACCTTTATTTTGCACAG GTCATGTTTAAGGCCAAAGCTAAATATTCTCCAGAGCTCAACAAATACAA GGTGCCGCTGCGGCTGGCCTTCCTGTTCATGAGCCTCTTCTTCCTGGTGGTGAACGTGACGTGTGCCATGCTGCTGCAGGGCAGCGTGCCGGAAGCGGAGCTCAAGCACGCCGTCCTGGCGAGGGTGCTCATCAATGACAGCCTCTTCGTCCTCTGCGCCGTCTCGCTCGCCGTCTGCATCTTCAGGATCGCCAAGATGTCCTCTGCCAACGTCTACCTCGAGTCAAAA GGCACATCTGTGTGTCAAGCCACAGCAATAGGGGTGGCAGTGATCCTGCTCTACACCTCCAGAGCCAGCTATAACCTGGTGGTGGTGGCTCTGTCTCCCGAGGACCGGCCCAGCTCCTTCAACTATGGCTGGTACAACGTCTCCGATCAG GCGGATGTGGAGAAGATCAGCGGGGAGGCCTATGTGGTGTTCGGGATCATCCTCTTCTTCTGGGAGCTCCTCCCTACCAGCCTGGTGGTGGTCTTCTTCAGAGTGCAGCGGCCCAATCAGAACCTG aCGTCAGGAGGAATGATAAACAGCCACAGTTTCAGCTCCAGAGCGTATTTCTTTGATAACCCACGCCGCTACGACAGCGATGACGACTTGTCTCGGAGCATGGGGTCCCGGGGAGAGAGGAACAG TATCCTGTCCTCCACGCCGCAGTCGGGATCCGGCTGGTATGGAACGATCCGGAGGAACGGCAGCTTCACCGTGGTGCCACACCTGCTGAACGGGCCACCCGCTGCCACGGCCCCACTTCTACTGGCCTATGGCAACGTGCAGAacagccaccaccaccaccatcacaactACTACTCGACTCCGCAGAACCACTGCACCGCTCCACAGAACCACTGCTCCACTCCGCAGAACCACTGCTCCACTCCGCAGAACTAG
- the LOC117415430 gene encoding ERO1-like protein alpha isoform X2: protein MGSPASFLPLVGLVLFLLGASSTITSQQDPGPDPSSPGSAAHRCFCQVTGHLDDCTCDVESIDHINNHKLFPKLQRLLQTDYFRFYKVNLNKPCPFWNDHSHCGIRHCAVKLCELNEVPDGIKSDSFKYSEEAQGELEECGKAEKLGAVNSSLSEETRRAMLEWSRHDDTADRFCEADDEQSPDSQYVDLLLNPERFTGYKGPAAWRIWNSIYEENCFKPSTVRRPLNPLVSGQGTLFYSWLEGLCVEKRAFFRLLSGLHASINVHLSARYLLDDNWSGQRWGHNISEFQQRFDAELTEGEGPRRLRNLYFLFLIELRALSKVLPYFERPDFLLYTGDPAQDSRNKDLLLELLRLAKSFPLHFDENSMFAGDKKEAAKLKEDFRFHFRNISRIMDCVGCFKCRLWGKLQTQGLGTALKILFSERQIESLPESGSSPSSFQLTRQEVVALLNAFGRISTSIKELEHFRDLLAKVQ from the exons ATGGGTTCCCCGGCATCGTTTTTGCCTCTAGTCGGGTTGGTCTTGTTTCTGTTGGGCGCTAGTAGTACTATTACCTCGCAGCAGGACCCGGGTCCGGATCCATCCTCCCCCGGATCCGCCGCGCACAGGTGCTTCTGTCAG GTTACAGGTCACCTGGATGATTGCACCTGTGACGTGGAGAGCATCGACCACATCAACAACCACAAACTCTTCCCAAAGTTACAGAGGCTCCTGCAGACGGATTACTTCAGGTTTTACAAG GTGAATCTTAATAAGCCGTGTCCTTTCTGGAATGACCACAGCCACTGTGGGATAAGACACTGCGCTGTGAAGCTTTGTGAACTG AATGAAGTTCCTGATGGGATTAAATCGGACAGTTTCaag TACTCTGAAGAAGCCCAGGGTGAGCTGGAGGAGTGTGGGAAAGCAGAGAAGCTCGGAGCCGTCAACAGCTCGCTCAG CGAGGAGACTCGTCGGGCCATGCTGGAGTGGAGCAGACACGATGACACAGCCGACCGCTTCTGTGAGGCTGACG ACGAGCAGTCTCCAGACTCCCAGTACGTGGACCTGCTTTTGAACCCGGAGCGATTCACTGGATACAAGGGGCCGGCCGCCTGGAGGATCTGGAACAGCATCTACGAGGAAAACTGCTTCAA GCCATCTACTGTCAGGAGACCCTTAAACCCACTGGTGTCTGGCCAAG GCACGCTATTTTACAGCTGGCTGGAAG GGTTGTGTGTTGAGAAAAGAGCCTTCTTCAGACTGCTGTCTGGGCTGCACGCCAGCATCAACGTTCATCTCAGCGCCCGATACCTGCTGGACG ATAACTGGTCCGGGCAGCGGTGGGGTCACAATATCAGCGAGTTCCAGCAGCGCTTCGACGCGGAGCTCACCGAGGGGGAGGGGCCTCGGCGCCTGCGCAACCTCTACTTCCTGTTCCTGATTGAGCTGCGAGCGTTGTCCAAGGTGTTGCCCTACTTTGAGAGGCCTGACTTCCTGCTGTACACCGGGGACCCCGCCCAAGACAGTAGAAACAAGGACCTCCTGCTAGAGCTCCTCCGCCTGGCCAA ATCTTTTCCTTTGCACTTTGATGAAAATTCCATGTTTGCCGGGGATAAGAAGGAAGCAGCGAAGCTGAAG GAGGACTTCCGCTTCCATTTTCGGAACATTTCCCGGATCATGGATTGCGTCGGCTGCTTCAAGTGCAGACTCTGGGGAAAACTGCAG ACCCAGGGCCTAGGCACAGCTCTGAAGATTCTGTTCTCCGAGAGGCAGATTGAGTCCCTGCCCGAGTCTGGCTCCTCCCCCTCCAGCTTCCAGCTGACGAGGCAGGAGGTTGTGGCGCTCCTCAACGCTTTCGGGAG AATTTCAACGAGTATAAAGGAACTTGAGCACTTCCGAGACCTGCTGGCGAAGGTACAGTGA
- the LOC117415430 gene encoding ERO1-like protein alpha isoform X1, with translation MGSPASFLPLVGLVLFLLGASSTITSQQDPGPDPSSPGSAAHRCFCQVTGHLDDCTCDVESIDHINNHKLFPKLQRLLQTDYFRFYKVNLNKPCPFWNDHSHCGIRHCAVKLCELNEVPDGIKSDSFKYSEEAQGELEECGKAEKLGAVNSSLSEETRRAMLEWSRHDDTADRFCEADDEQSPDSQYVDLLLNPERFTGYKGPAAWRIWNSIYEENCFKPSTVRRPLNPLVSGQGSAEGTLFYSWLEGLCVEKRAFFRLLSGLHASINVHLSARYLLDDNWSGQRWGHNISEFQQRFDAELTEGEGPRRLRNLYFLFLIELRALSKVLPYFERPDFLLYTGDPAQDSRNKDLLLELLRLAKSFPLHFDENSMFAGDKKEAAKLKEDFRFHFRNISRIMDCVGCFKCRLWGKLQTQGLGTALKILFSERQIESLPESGSSPSSFQLTRQEVVALLNAFGRISTSIKELEHFRDLLAKVQ, from the exons ATGGGTTCCCCGGCATCGTTTTTGCCTCTAGTCGGGTTGGTCTTGTTTCTGTTGGGCGCTAGTAGTACTATTACCTCGCAGCAGGACCCGGGTCCGGATCCATCCTCCCCCGGATCCGCCGCGCACAGGTGCTTCTGTCAG GTTACAGGTCACCTGGATGATTGCACCTGTGACGTGGAGAGCATCGACCACATCAACAACCACAAACTCTTCCCAAAGTTACAGAGGCTCCTGCAGACGGATTACTTCAGGTTTTACAAG GTGAATCTTAATAAGCCGTGTCCTTTCTGGAATGACCACAGCCACTGTGGGATAAGACACTGCGCTGTGAAGCTTTGTGAACTG AATGAAGTTCCTGATGGGATTAAATCGGACAGTTTCaag TACTCTGAAGAAGCCCAGGGTGAGCTGGAGGAGTGTGGGAAAGCAGAGAAGCTCGGAGCCGTCAACAGCTCGCTCAG CGAGGAGACTCGTCGGGCCATGCTGGAGTGGAGCAGACACGATGACACAGCCGACCGCTTCTGTGAGGCTGACG ACGAGCAGTCTCCAGACTCCCAGTACGTGGACCTGCTTTTGAACCCGGAGCGATTCACTGGATACAAGGGGCCGGCCGCCTGGAGGATCTGGAACAGCATCTACGAGGAAAACTGCTTCAA GCCATCTACTGTCAGGAGACCCTTAAACCCACTGGTGTCTGGCCAAG gATCAGCTGAAG GCACGCTATTTTACAGCTGGCTGGAAG GGTTGTGTGTTGAGAAAAGAGCCTTCTTCAGACTGCTGTCTGGGCTGCACGCCAGCATCAACGTTCATCTCAGCGCCCGATACCTGCTGGACG ATAACTGGTCCGGGCAGCGGTGGGGTCACAATATCAGCGAGTTCCAGCAGCGCTTCGACGCGGAGCTCACCGAGGGGGAGGGGCCTCGGCGCCTGCGCAACCTCTACTTCCTGTTCCTGATTGAGCTGCGAGCGTTGTCCAAGGTGTTGCCCTACTTTGAGAGGCCTGACTTCCTGCTGTACACCGGGGACCCCGCCCAAGACAGTAGAAACAAGGACCTCCTGCTAGAGCTCCTCCGCCTGGCCAA ATCTTTTCCTTTGCACTTTGATGAAAATTCCATGTTTGCCGGGGATAAGAAGGAAGCAGCGAAGCTGAAG GAGGACTTCCGCTTCCATTTTCGGAACATTTCCCGGATCATGGATTGCGTCGGCTGCTTCAAGTGCAGACTCTGGGGAAAACTGCAG ACCCAGGGCCTAGGCACAGCTCTGAAGATTCTGTTCTCCGAGAGGCAGATTGAGTCCCTGCCCGAGTCTGGCTCCTCCCCCTCCAGCTTCCAGCTGACGAGGCAGGAGGTTGTGGCGCTCCTCAACGCTTTCGGGAG AATTTCAACGAGTATAAAGGAACTTGAGCACTTCCGAGACCTGCTGGCGAAGGTACAGTGA